In Cellulosilyticum sp. I15G10I2, the genomic window GAACCTTCCAATAGTGCTCTTAGTGATTGGATCAAAGATCAAAATAAAAGTTGTTATGTATGTGATTCTATTGATAAAAACTTTAAAAGATATATGGATACCTTTTTTCACCTTCTAACGCATAGCGAAGATTTCAAACAACTCTTTATGAATTGTAAAGGGTTTTGCATTTCTCATTTTGGAGATATATTAACACTTTCTGATATAAAATTTTCAAATAAAGAAAAAGAAGTCTTTTATCCCATTTTATTTAACATGATGGAAGAAAATCTAAAAAGAATAGAAAAGGATATTTCTTGGTTTATAGATAAATATGACTATAAAAATAGTAACGCTGACTGGAAAACATCTAAAGACGCTATCCCTCGCGGTATTCAAAAGCTTGCCGGTATTTATGTACAAGATCCACCTTTTAAAGAAAAATAGACGCTATAATAAAAGTAAGGCATACTAGATTAGTGTGCCTTACTTTATGCTCTGCTATAATATGAGTGAGACTTATCTGCTATAGATAAAACATCTTAATACCAATTAAAATAATAGCTATATCTGCGAATATATGCACTGTCCATGAATTAAGAATGCTATTTGTTTTAGTATCTAAATAATTAAAAATAAGCCCTCCACCGAATAGTCCTATAAGTATAAGAGCCATAATAGGCATACTAAACCAAGTTTTAAATATGGCTACATGATATACTGAAAAAAGCAGCGCAGAAAAAATATAAGCAAACTTTTCATATCCTTTATTATACAGTGATAAAAAGATAAATCCCCTAAAGAAATACTCTTCAAGAAAAGAGTTGCCAAAAATAATATACACTGCAATAAATGGAAAAGTTCTGGCATTAATGCTTGATGTTGCCATTAGCTCACTAGCAATTAAATCTAGGTCTATATAGGCTTTCATAATAACGTATGTTGTAAGTATCACTGCTACCACGCCTATTCCTAACATTACAGCTGTTTTAATCTTCTTTATATCCCCTTTAAGAAAGAGGACTTCTTCTATAGGCACATGTTCTACTAATGTACAGTACGCAATAGGCAATGCACTAAAGAAAACTATTTTAACTGTTGCAGCCACCACGTAATTCATCGTTATATATTGCTGTAAACTATAAACCATACTGCCGCCTATACATGCTACACAAGCTATTAAACATATTCTTATTGTATTTCCCTTCATACTTTTCACCATCTTCTCCTAATAATTTTAAATTCTAAAACAAGCTATACTATTGAGCTTAATAGTATAGCTTGTTTTTATGCTTAATTTTATAGTTTTAGAAACGTTCTTTATAAATGGACCCTCGGGGACTCGAACCCAGGACCGTCCGGTTATGAGCCGGATGCTCTAACCAACTGAGCTAAGGGTCCATATTAAGCCGACGATCGGACTCGAACCGATAACCTGCTGATTACAAGTCAGCTGCTCTGCCAATTGAGCCACGTCGGCGTATTTAGTTTATCATATACTTGATGTGTCTCACTTGGCAGAGTACCTCTGCCTCTCGACCAAAGTACGGTCTTCGCATGAATTGAGCCACGTCGGCGTATTTAGTTTATCATATACTTGATGT contains:
- a CDS encoding CPBP family intramembrane glutamic endopeptidase, producing MKGNTIRICLIACVACIGGSMVYSLQQYITMNYVVAATVKIVFFSALPIAYCTLVEHVPIEEVLFLKGDIKKIKTAVMLGIGVVAVILTTYVIMKAYIDLDLIASELMATSSINARTFPFIAVYIIFGNSFLEEYFFRGFIFLSLYNKGYEKFAYIFSALLFSVYHVAIFKTWFSMPIMALILIGLFGGGLIFNYLDTKTNSILNSWTVHIFADIAIILIGIKMFYL
- a CDS encoding DUF6062 family protein, which encodes MKDTIYTIPLTDAFKAEDECPFCFIKRKLEQDTLSFILGCAYMEDDIREKTDHMGFCKEHYKKMYEYGNRLGMALMLHTHYVQLQKGLKKKIATYAPSHSGFLSKFKKTRSLEEPSNSALSDWIKDQNKSCYVCDSIDKNFKRYMDTFFHLLTHSEDFKQLFMNCKGFCISHFGDILTLSDIKFSNKEKEVFYPILFNMMEENLKRIEKDISWFIDKYDYKNSNADWKTSKDAIPRGIQKLAGIYVQDPPFKEK